GGGATAAAAcctgattggccatgtgcaaggtaaacactttgaTCTACTTACTAAACTATCTGTACAGTCCATATTAATCACactttttggttgttgggttttttttttttttgtttttgtttttgtttttgggtcacacccagctttgctcaggggttactcctggctgtctgctcagaaatcgctcctggcaggccagggggaccatatgggataccgggattctaaccgatgaccttctgcatgaaaggcaaacgccttacttccatgctatctctctggcccttaatcaTACTTTTTATCCATATTTTTTCTAACATTACATCCATCACAAAGGAGCCTACTTCCTCTACCAGGATATCTCATAGTCCCAAGGATATCTCTTCCCTTTCTACATGTAAGCTCAGTTTTATAGACAAGATTTTTTAGTTTCAATgactttgaccatttgtttttgttttttttgggttacgCCCGgaagcgctcgggttactcctggctctacgttcagaaatgactcttggaaggctcggggaaccagataggatgctgggatttgaaccaccgtccttctgcatgcaaggcaaatgccctgtctccatgctatctctctggccctgactttgACCATTTGTTGTCCTTTACTAGACACAagctgttttattttgatttggtttgggtcCACAcacaggaagtgctcagggtttgttcctggctctgcactttgtgatcactcctggaagccttggtggaccatatgtaatgcagaggatcaaatccaggtcagctgtttgcaagacagGTACCTGACCACCTGTATTATTGCTAGATTTGATTTTGAACTAGTTAATTTTCTTccgttcccttcccttcccctttccctttcccttctccttaccctttccttcccttcctttcccttattttgggccatattcagtgctgctctggggttactcctggctctgtgctcagaaatcattcctggcagtgcttgagggaccatatgggatactggggatagaaccatgatcagctgcatgcaaggctagtacccttcccactgtgctattgctctggccctgtgagCTAGATACTTTTCAAGGTGGAAATTGGATTGGTGAGAATCAAGAATGAGAGTAAGTGTATTAGTTAATAGCATCAATGGTAAAAATGGGGATGGAGATGAATTGAAGATAGATTCATTTGATTTGACTACTTTTAGATCCAGTCTTATTTCCAGTATGTTGCTgaactagaagaaaagaaagataaattattattcttaccagatattttaattatttataggcTTCACAATTGCAATAAATTTCACTATTGTGAAGATTGAGTTTTTTATAGATATGCAAGAATTGGTGTTCAGCTACTTAAAACAGAAACTCTCATATTACCATAgaactaatataaaaatagaaccaacatttattaaaaattcctTTGTATGACAGATATGTCAGAGTACATTATCTCAATCAGCATTTATCAGTGGTGGCTGTATGGGTCCCATTAGACTCCCAGGATATTCAAAGAGGCCACAGATGGATATTATGTAAATGTGTGACCATAACATGAGACTAGGGAACTCACCAAGTAAGACAGGTAGGTACAGGGAAGATTAGATGGGTGCCTGGTCAGAAAAAGTTGAGAAACCGTGGTCTAAATTTTCATAGCCACTCCTATAAAGCTAAGACGTTTCTGTATTTtacagatggaaaaaaaaattccaagtgtTAAATAACCATATTCAGATTCCTAAGTTAGAGCTAGAATTTTAGCCCAAGTATACTTTATATTAAAGAGAGTAATTCTTTGAAATTGCTTAGAAATTTTAAACAGCTCAGTCCATAAATACTTGTTCCTTGAGAGATTGTGTTTCCCAGACATATCTGGGAATCTTTGACAAAACATGgtaactaagatttttttttcatgttcacatttttaaaaatattttatttaagcaccttgattacaaacatgattgtggttgggtttcagtcatgaaaggaTGCctccccccccatcaccagtgcaacattcccatcaccaatgtcgcaaatctccctcctccccaccccacccccgcctgtaatctagacaggctttctgtttcctcctacattctcattgtttttttctttttggattttgggccacacctggcggtgctcaggggttactcctggctgtctgctcagaaatagctcctggcaggcttgggggaccatatgggacaccgagattcgaaccaaccaactttggtcctggatcggctgcttgcaaggcaaaagcccctgtgctatctctccggcccgagattCCATTCTTGACACCACatattgtctcttttttttttttttggtttttgggccacacccggtggtgctcaggcaaacgccgctgtgctatctctccgggccccacatattGTCTCTTGATCCCTGTCTGGAGTGATCCTGGAACACAGTGCAGGAATAAACTCCCAAGAACTTGCCTGATGTggttccaaagcaaaacaaatttaagAGGGTATCTTGCATGTACATggatttgagttttttttcttttttggtttttgggtcacactcgatattttatttatataaaaaaatacccccaaaaaACATTTAGCACAAAGTCTGGCTTACTGCTATTAATGAATttggttgatttatttttatggcttttttttttttgttcttatggttggtttgctattatttttttcagtaacagaaaacaaacttaaagcctcacatatgcaaggaagCATTCTACCAATTATATCCTATATATCCCtgagcagcactaaggggtttctcctgtctctacactcagaaatagctcctggcaggcttgggggaccatatgggatgccgagattcgaactgccatccttctgcatgcaaggcaaatgccttacctccatgctatctctccagcccaagagttttatttatttctatttgctGATTAATAAAGTCTTGTTTCATATTACTAATCTTCAATGTAACATATGATAAATAGTCCTCATGAAATCTTACACACTTCTTTTAAATTCACTGTTAAGCATTATATCCCAGTTGTGCTTGAGCAATTTATGCATTTTAAATCATGATTATATGCATGGTTGGTATATGTATGGTAtggtatatatataccatataccaATATCTTAGTACCCATATATTAATTACATTAGAATGTAAAGTTAATGGTACATATCATCAAGTTGTAGAAAAAAATCTCCCAGATTGGAAACTTGCTAGGTAATACATGAAAAAATCAGTTTCTTTCTGCATTTGAAAATACTTTTATGTTGGATGAAagagtagaaagagaaaaaggaaaaagaaatagaaaagtggaaggaaaaaatTACATTGGTTCAAAGTAAATCCAGATAATCTggaccagagtcatagcacagcggtagggtgtttaccttgcatgcgactgGCTCGGGAAAGACCCATGTTCGATCGCAGACATTgcaatgttcccctgagcctgccaggagtgatttctgaatgcagagccaggagtaacccatgagtgccactgggtgtggccccaaaacaaaaacaaacaagaaacaaaacccaacaaaacaaaaaattcagataATCTGAGAAAGCAAATAAGTAAAtgccccatttaaaaaaatgactgatggggccggcaaggtggcgctagaggtaaggtgtctgccttgcaagcgctagccaaggaaggaccgcggttcgatcccccggttcccatatggtccccccaagccaggggcaatttctgagcgcttacccaggagtaacccctgagcatcaaacgagtgtggcccaaaaataccaaaaaaaaaaaatgactgatggggccggagagatagcatggaggtaaggcgcttgccttgcatgcagaaagacggtggtttgaattccagcatcccatatggtccctcatgcctgccaggagcgatttctgagcatagagccaagagtaacccctgagcactgctgggtgtgacccccccccccaaaaaaaaaagactgaaaaattcTTACTAGAAATATAAACACACATTTTAAATAGGAAAAAGGTTGACTAGCAGACATGTCATAATTTCATTATCTAATATACTCCTCATTTGAGATATTTAATATGGCTTCATCTGTACTCTCTTCTATTTTTGGTAAGTTGCCCCACAAAAGAAAGTTTATACCATTTCAAACAAGCAATATTCTTTAGTTTACATTTGCAGATTTTAGTGAAATAGCATCTTCCAACGAAGTCCACCGCATTGGTAGGAGAGATGTCTGTGGAGAAAAGGTCTATTTCCCTATCAGCCAGCAGGACAGCCTTTATTCCACTATAGCTGAGCACTTGCttacagaatttttttgttttattttgttttgttttttatttttgggtcacacccagcagtgctaaggggttactcctggttctactctcagaaatcactcctggcagactcggggaaccatatgggatgctggaattcgaaccaccgaccttctgcatgaaaggtaaacaccttacttccatgctatctttccgcccCTTACAGAATTTACACAAGATGGACACGCACCGGTCCTTGAAATGACAAATACCGGTAGACATGGCATCCCGGAGTTGGGTGTTGGGTTTTGTAGGACAAACAAATCCCTTTCTGGTTTGATTCTCTGAGGTCCAAAATCAAACTGTGAGGAGGTCTCAAGTtagtttctgtctttttttttttttttttttcttttttggttttttgggtcacacccgacagcgctcaggggttactcctgcttcatgctcagaaatcgctcctggcaggctcgggggaccatatgggacaccgggattcgaaccgatgaccttctgcatgaaaggccaaaggccttacctccatgctatctctccagccccagtttttgtCTTTTCAACAACGGGGGAATGATTCCTGGTTCTCCTGACTCCTCCTGTGACCCTCCACCCCCAGCCCTCAGTGTGCAGGCCTCAGCGCTGGTTCTTTGTCCAAACTTTCTCTCATGCTCCCCACCGGGATGTCCCCTGAGGTCTCTGATGGGCTGCTCTAGAGAGCAAGGTGATGGTAGAGGCTGCTTTCTGGCTCTCTGTCACCGAACGCAGTGCTTTTTGCTCGttcttgttccttttcttttcaatgtgtgccagtctgcacggtgtgagatgatatcttattgttgctttgatttgcatctccttgatgagtAATAATGCAgaacatattttacatatgcCTTTTGGACAtatatatttctcctttgagaaagattctattaatttcttttaatttttttgatgaattcacttggggctggagagatagcacagtggtagggtagttTGCCTTGTcagtccaggacagatggtggttcgaatcctggcatttcagatggtccccagagccagccaggagcgatttctgagtgtagaaccaggagtaactgctgagtgccgccagtgtgacccaacccccccacccccaaatttttttgatgtggttaggtgtttttgttctttatatcttGCATATAAATCCCTTGTCAGGTGGGCATTGGGTAAATAATATCTTCCAGTCCATGGGTTGTCTTTATATACTAGTGGTTGTTTTCCTTTTGGGGTGCAAGAGCTTcgtaatgtagtcccatttggtTATCTTTGCTTGCACTTACTTGGTCCGTgttgtttcatctttgaagatgcctttagtttcagtggCATGGAGAATTctgcttacattttcttctatgtacctatGGATTCAGGTCTCCTATCAAGGTATTTAGTCCATTTGATTTGGCTTTTTTGCACTCCATTAGAAAGAGgtctgaatttttaattttttggaccaattttcccagcatcacttttcttttctttttttttttttttttgatttttgggtcacactggcggtgctcaggggttactcctggctgtctgctcagaaatagctcctggcaggcacaggggaccatatgggacaccggaattcaaaccaaccaccttaggttctgggtcagctgcttgcaaggcaaataccgctgtgctatctctccgggcccccagcatCACTTTTTGAAGATACTTTCAAAAGTGACCTTCACTGTCTCTTGTGGCCTTTTTCAGCTTGAAATTTGTCTTCTGATACTATTATGACCACCCTGGCCTTTTTGTGGCGgaagcacacccagcagtgttcaagggttattcctggccctgagtttagaaatcactcttgggggccagagagatagcacagcggtgtttgccttgcaagcagctgatccaggacctaaaggtggttgatttgaatcccggcatcccatatggtcccctgtgcctgctaggagctatttctgagcagatagccaggagtaacccttagcacagccgggtgtggcccaaaaacaaacaaacaaaaacaacaacaacaaaaaaatcactcttggtggacttgggggaccatatgggatgctaggctcgaagctgggttggccaagtgcaaggcaaattccctctccactgtgctgtcactttggcCCCCTGGGATTTTGATtttgagggagttgtttgcttgaagaattgttttccaacctttgactttcaGTATGTGACTACTCTATTtgtatgtgtttcttgtaggcagcagaatgttgaattcaatttttaaattcattctgccacttctgtgtctcttaattggtgtatttagcCCATTGTCAATGAGAGGGATTATTTTCATAGAGTTTTGTGCCATATTTTTTGCAAGAGTTTGACATGTTTGTGGGAttcatcttgtcttaaagtagcccttttaacttttctaaagaagatgattttgagtctatgaagttcctgagctttttttttaatttttattttgaccaatgtgaattacaagtctttcacagttctatttaaggtgcatagtggcagtgaattagggctaatCCTACCACAAGTGttatcctctctccacccctgatcCAAGCATACATCTCATACCTTTcacctttgccccctggactctGTAACGGGTCTTATTTGtttataacttgttgtagattggatgtcttgattctgttgttgttgactttggggtatttagatctgattattttttttatttccactcagtgctcaTGCATCTGTtttctcctggtaccatccactcccccccccccttaatttatggacagaacaagatgattcaagttctgtagttctgttgggaaataaaagctgggaggagtccatctaggaacTTTcagtatcaatttaaaagaagaaagggaaaagtggaAAAAAGATAGCAGCGACAAAAACCACAACAGGAACAATAGACAACAgctaaagaacaagaaaaaaagaaaaaaggactggaaagatagtgttATCCCTCCCCCAACTTACTCGTAGCtctcatattaatttaattaattctaaagatagcacagtggtagggtgtttgccttgcacgcagctgattccaACAGATGGTGATCTGTTTATCACCGGCatgatcctagcatcccatatggttctttgtgcctgccaggagtaacccctgagtgctgccaggtgtgacccaaaaacaaaaaaaaaaaaaaaaaaaaaaaaaaagaaagaagaaaatgaagaaaattaaaaaaggaaggagggtgtggcaagttttttttttttttttttttttgcataggcacagttagtattggagaaattagaaggggaattcccttggcttaagagatacaggtggTGGGGCctgcaaggtggtgctagagataaggtgtctgctttgcaagtgctagccaaggaaggaccagggttcggtcccccggcgtcccatatggtccccccaagccaggggcaatttcagagtgcttagccaggagtaacccctgagcatcaaacgggtgtggccctaaaaaccaaaaaaaaaaaaaaaaaagaaaaaaatagatacaggtggggccagagagatagcacatgcttgccttgcaaccagctgatccaaaaaccaaaaaaaacaaaaaacaaaaaagggcccggagagagagcacaacggcgtttaccttgcaagcagccaatccaggaccaaaggtggttggttcgaatcccggtgtcccatatggtcccccgtgcctgccaggagctatgtctgagcagacagccaggagtgactcctgagcacagtcaggtgtggcccaaaaaccaaaaaaagagagagatacaggtttttgtttttgtttttattttattttatttttttatttttgttttttgttttgttttggggccacacctggcggtgttcaggggttagtcttggctgtctgctcagaaatagctcctggcaggcacggggaaccatatgggacaccgggattcgaaccaaccaccttaggtcctggatcggctgcttgcaaagcaaacatcgctgtgctatctctccgggccctaattttaaaatttttaattatgagaacaaagatgcaaagaaagaggacaaggtaaagttacagtggaaggacagtcacccataaacagaattctcagtagtcgcattgctgatatcttaaccttgaactttcagccaaagaacattaagaaaaataaaacagaatccatttacaattactttgtccctcaagtccccagattgtaatacataatatttcttagcagcacacaaagcaatctaaagccataaaacttttgtaactccttaaacattgaaggcaaagtacttttttacatttccatgcacatgcatattagtttaagataacctcaaaagtttaagtgggttgtttttcttaaggattagagtcaaaggagcacagtaaaaaaggtgttagagtgacaattattgtttgcataggcccaccaaaatatagaGTTGTGtttcttcaaatatgaatgagagtctctaactggataaaatatttctgatgaagggccagagtgataattcagtggatagggtgcttgccttgcattctgctgacccaggttttatccctggcatcacatgtggcTCCGagtacagccaggaatgattcctgagcatagagccgggagtaatccctcagtagcaccaggtataactcaaaaaccaaaataaaaaccaataaaccACTAAGAgtattcttgatgaggtgttcaTTTAGTTTTCTCACTCTATCCCACCAGTTTCCATGCCTGGAGGGTTTCCTTTAGAAAATatactgtaaatctcaaggatgctcctttttgtgtgtgattttcttctttggtATTCCtgatttcagtattttatctccaTATATCATTTTCATTATTCTGATTAAGATGCCTTTTGGGgtattttatttggatctcttctagctggtacccTTTAGGCCTCTAGGATGTTGGTGACTCTTCAACTctggaggcttttttttttttttttgcttttttaaccacacccggagatgctcagaagttattcctggctatgcgctcagaaatcgcttctggcttggtggaccataatatgagatgcccagggattgaactgcagtccttcctaggtagCCGCTTGTActacaaataccctactgcttgcgccactgctttagCCCCAATTTCTGAGAACTTCTTGGCAGTAATTTCTTTGACTCTTGTTTCTTCTTAGGGATTGTCTTCCTAGCCctctgtgatgctcagtgattcttaggttgttcctcttgaatttatTCCCAAGTTCTCTGTCAGCTGTGTATTTATTCTAAGGCTTTTCCCCATTTTCTGGAGGTTTTATGCACGTCATCCtggagttcactgattctgtcctacAATTAGCAGCTctctctgctggtgaggccttcctgtgagtttttttcattttgtctgcCGAATGTTCTGTCATATTTGTTTGAATTTTCTTCTGCTCTCATGTCTTGTGTTTTATTGCCTCTCCGTTCCATTGTTTCTGAATTCCTTGAACATTTCCTTTTTAAAGTCCTTTCTCTGAGAAGCTGATTGGGTCTTCAgggctactgtttttttttctcactaagtGTGGTGGAGTTCTgagttgctttcccattgtgacttttGAAATCtgtaggtgttttttgtttgttgttgcttgGCTGGTAGGTGGGGTTGGAGTCTCTTTGTATGATTACAGTGAGGTATGAGGAAGTGAAGAAATGCTTGGTTGTAGAGCGCAGTTTAGCAGCTGTGTGCATCAAGGTCTTTCTGACCATTTGGCTTCTTTTGATCCTGTTTCCAGTACAGGAACTCCTCCTTTAGCTTCACAATGAACTTCTGTGAACAGTCCAAGTGGATTCAAGAGAAGTTTGAAACAAGACAAGATGGTGATTACCCTGTGGCTGGAGAAATAAATAGTAGCAGCTATgagttttgcacatggccaatctggtctcgatccttggcattctatatgcctccccaagcctgccaggagtgattcttgagtaagccaggagtaagccctgaataacacttaagtgttgccccaaaacaaactaaaaaccaagATGGTGGTTCCCAACCAtgttagatattttatatacattatgcAACCGATATAAACTtcataaaacacaaaaaatagagTCCACCTCTGATTTCTCTGATTTAAATGAAAAACATCCCAAGTCCATGGATATGGGGTATTCTGCAGAACTAAATGAGTCAGAGGTTAGGGATAAGCATAGAATGGTTGGATTCACTTGTGAggtataaaaaagatagtatggtaataacgTACAAagccaatagagatgagggcctggagGAGAAGTCcctggtaagaagcttgccacaaatagtggaggaatgcagttagggcagttagggaccattatgacagttgtagttgaaaatgatcactctggacaagaactgggtgctcaaaggagctaaagtgatatgcatggtaccccttcagtaacaatattgcaaactacaatgtataaaagtaaaaaagggaaggaagggagagaagaaaaatgtctgccacagaggcaggtagtgggaagggtgggagggaaactaggaacattgTTGACGGGAAGGGTGTTGGTCATTGAATGACTtacactcaatcatgaataactttgtaactgtgtatctcacagtgattcaattaaagaatattttaaaaatcatcttaaGTCTTTATATGCTACATTAAGTGGAAAGATCAATATCACCTTTTCCAAATAATGTTTGAAATAGtcatttccctttcccctttaCTGACTAAAGCTTCAAAGGGAGTGTTTATTCAAAACAGGTGTACTTAATTTCTACCTCTACAAAGGCCAGTGAAGTTCTATCAAATGAGGATGATTCCATGGCTAAATTTCCTCTCACtgtttagttgttttgtttttgtttctttggggtttggggggtcCTTATATAGCTCAGATATTATTCAGGTACTGGGCATGGAtcacccacatacaaagcatatacTCCAGTTCTCTGAATCATATTCTTTGTCCCCTGGGTATACACTTTTAGTTCTTAGTCTTCTAAGGCACACACTGTAATCCATTCTTCTATGAAGTCCTGTCATTACAGAGgagttatatttttttggttttgggcatcTCCTATTGCAGATCCACAGTCAATGTCTTTATGAGTATTGCCCAAGAATTTTATGTTCTACCACCCGAATACAAAAGACCTCACATTATGTCTCTCCCAGaaagtcttcattttctttctaataaaattttaagttaggggccggagagatagcatggaggtaaggcatttgccttacatgcagaaggtcggtaattcgaatcccggtatcccatatggtcccccgagcctgccaggagccatttttgagcatagagccaggagtcacccctgagcgctgccgggtgtgaaccaaaaaaaattttttttaagttaagtcATCATGAGGTACAgttacatgattgagtttcagtcatacagtgtcaacactcatcccttcactgGTGCATATTTCCcgccaccactgtccccagtttcctgcCTCCCACTgtggcagactttttttttctctttccttcccttcctccctcctttctccctttttcccttttaggtaCTATGATTTGCAATTTATCATTgtagggatatcatgcatatcagaAAGAATTAATTCTTTAAAGTCAGGTAATACTCCCTAGTAACTAGGGGTAGTGGTATATTGAGCATAATGTCTATTATTGAGTCATAATATTTTGCTAGACTCAAGTCAATAAGTAGagactgtcttcttttttttttttgttttttgttttttgggtcacaaccggcggtgctcaggggttactcctggctgtctgctcagaaatagctcctggcaggcacgggggaccatatgggacaccgggattcgaaccaaccacctttggtcctggatcggctgcttgcaaggcaaatgccgctgtgctatctctcagggcccgagactgtcttcttttcttatatttatgtAAAAGTTAAATAGGGGAGGGCTAGatgacttgcatgcagcaaaaagcatggatttgattcctggcacatcATAGTCCCCTGTTCAacaacaggagtaaccccatcaGGCTcttgtggcctcaaaataaacaaggGAGTCAGAGgccataatacagtggatagggcatttgccttgtatatagctaaACTGAGTTTGACCTCCAGTACCAGTATAGATCCCCCAAGCTCATTGAATGTtctctaagcacagatccaggagttaaccctgagcatttccaggtgtagctcccaaaccagtaataatgaaaataataataaaaattatataatcctAAGACAAATGTTTATGTAAAAAAATTCactgttggggccgggaaggtggtgctagaggtaaggtgtctgccttgcaagcactagcataggacggacagtggttcgatcccccggcatcccatatggttcccccacgccaggggcaatttctgagcacatagccaggagtaacccctgagcgacaaacgggtgtggcccaaaaaccaaaaaaaaaaaaaaaaaattcactgttcTTCTGGGGCTCTGcacaatagtgcagcggtaggtcctttgccttgcatgtggctagcccaggatggatggtggttcgattcctggcatttcatatggtctcccaagcctgccaggagcaacttctgagcacagagccaggagtaacccctgagcactgtcatgtgtgacccaaaaaaccaaaaccaaaaaaaaaatatatcactatTCTCAAACTTTTGTATGCATAAGATCTTGGGCTGTTGCTGAGGTTGCAGACTTCTAGGGCTCCAACACCAGAGGTTCTCAGATGTAATAGGAGGCCTAGAAATAAGCATATTTGGATCAATGCCTAGTGTTTATGAAGCAGATGGTCTGCAGATCATCTTTGGGAAATGCTGAATAAGTTCTTACACTCTTGCACTTTATTCTGTAATGGAGAATTACTTATCTCCAGACTCTTTTCTCCATTCATTCAAGGATTGTTTATGCTTtgtacatgcattttttttaaatctgta
This window of the Suncus etruscus isolate mSunEtr1 chromosome 6, mSunEtr1.pri.cur, whole genome shotgun sequence genome carries:
- the LOC126011373 gene encoding protein FAM72C-like produces the protein MSTGICHFKDRCVSILCKFCKFCKQVLSYSGIKAVLLADREIDLFSTDISPTNAVDFVGRCYFTKICKCKLKNIACLKWYKLSFVGQLTKNRREYR